CACCCACCGCGCGGTGTGCACCAACGTGTTGCAGATGATCATGTCGGTGGGCCTGTCCCGCGACATCCGCAGCGTTAGCTGGCTGCCGCTGTACCACGACATGGGGCTGCTGATGATCATGTTCCCGGCCCTGTGCGGCGGGCACATCACGCTCATGTCGCCGTTGGCGTTCGTCCGCCGGCCGGGGCGCTGGATCGCCGAGCTCGGCAAGCAGGGCCAGGAGGGGCCGACGTTCGCGGCGGCGCCCAACTTCGCCTTCGAGCTGGCCGCCACCCGCGGACTGCCCGCCCCGGGCCAGCACCTCGACCTGAGCAATGTGGCCGGCCTGATCAACGGATCGGAACCGGTCAGCATGGCCTCCATCGAGAAGTTCACCGAGGCGTTCGCCCCGTACGGCCTGCCCGCCACCGCGGTCAAGCCGTCCTACGGAATGGCCGAGGCCACGCTGTTCGTGTCGACGGTGGGCCCGGAGGCGGCCCCGAGCGCGGTCTACCTGGACCGCGACCAACTCGGCGCCGGTCAGGCCGTCCAGGTGTCGCCGGACTCGCCGAACGCCGTGGCCCAGGTGTCCTGTGGCACGGTGGCCCGCAGCCAGTGGGCCGTGATCGTGGACCCGGAGACCGACGCCGAGCTGGCCGACGGTCAGGTCGGCGAGATCTGGCTGCAGGGGGACAACATCGGGCAGGGCTACTGGCGCCGCCCCGAGGAATCCGAACTGACCTTCGGCAACAAGCTGCAGTCGAGGCTGGTCACCGGTAGCCACGCCGAGGGCACCGCCTACGGCGAAACCTGGCTTCGTACCGGAGATCTGGGTGTCTACCTGGACGGTCAGCTGTACATCACCGGCCGCATCAAGGACCTGGTGATCGTCGACGGGCGTAATCACTACCCGCAGGACATCGAGGCCACCGTCGCCGCGGCCTCCGACGCGATCCGGACCGGTTACGTCGCGGCGTTCTCGGTGCCCGCCGAAGATTCCACAGGCGAGCAGTTGGTGGTGATCGCCGAGCGTGCCGCCGGTGCCGGCAAGGTCGATCCTGAGCCCGTGCTGGCCGCCGTGCGGTCTGCCGTATCGCGCACCCACGCGCTGCCGATCGCCGACATGCGGCTGGTCGCCGCGGGAACCATTCCGCGCACCACGAGTGGCAAGCTGGCCCGCCGGGCCTGCCGAGCCGACTACCTGGCGGGGAGAATCTGAGGGGCAGCCGACCGACGGCTCGACCACACGGGTTAACGTCACCGGCATGTCTACCGAGTCGCACGCCTACGAGACCCTGCTGTTCGAGCAGGACGGCCCCGTCGCCCGCATCACGCTGAACCGGCCCGAGGCCGCCAACGGCATGAACGACGCGATGACGCGCGAGCTGGCGCACGTCGCCACCCGTTGCGCCGCGCCGGGCACCAAGGTGGTGGTGCTCACCGGGGCCGGCCGTTTCTTCTGCGCCGGAGGCGATCTCAAGGCCATGGCCGCCTCGCCGCTGGGGCCCGGCCCGTTCGTCAAGAACATCGCCGACGACCTGCACCGGGCCATCTCGACATTCGCCCGGATGGACGCCGTGCTGATCACGGCGGTCAACGGCACCGCCGCCGGGGCCGGCTTCTCGCTGGCCGCCAGCGGTGACCTGGTGGTCGCCGCGGCCTCGGCATCGTTCACCATGGCCTATACCCGGGCCGGACTGAGCCCGGACGGCGCCGCCTCCTACACCCTGCCGCGACTGATCGGCGTGCGGCGCACCGGCGACCTCATGCTGACCAACCGCAAGCTGTCGGCCGCCGAGGCCGAGCAGTGGGGTTTGGTCAACTACGTGGTCTCCGACGACGAGTTCGCCGCCCGGGTCGATGCGCTGGCCGCTGAAATCGCTTCGGGCGCAGCGGGTTCTGCCGCGGCGGTCAAGAAGCTGTTGTTGACGACGTTCGACAACGACATCGAGACCCAGATGGATTTCGAGGCGCAGCTGATCTCGGAGAACGCCGGCGGAGCCGATGGCGCCGAGGGCATCGACGCATTCCTCAACAAGCGCGCGCCGAAGTACGCCTGACCGGTTGTCACGAATAGGCGGGTTGATCGGTCCTAGTTGACGACTGGACGGCCGGTGGTGGTCGTCCAGCGTCGACGAAGGGTGCCGAACATGAAGATCGTCGTTATCGGAGGGACCGGCCTGATCGGATCCCAGGTGGTGCGG
This DNA window, taken from Mycolicibacterium sp. MU0050, encodes the following:
- a CDS encoding fatty acyl-AMP ligase, producing MNIGSNTLRVEDYLDGEGNIALPAGTTLTSYLERNIAALGDEVSYRYLDYTQDPAGAAVEITWSQLGSRLHAVGARLQQISAPGDRVAVLAPQGIDYVVGFFAAIAAGNIAVPLFAPELPGHAERLEAVLTDAEPTVVLTTTAAAESVQKFLRSRPRRERPRVLAVDAVPDTVGELFDPVDVAVDDIAYLQYTSGSTRTPAGVEITHRAVCTNVLQMIMSVGLSRDIRSVSWLPLYHDMGLLMIMFPALCGGHITLMSPLAFVRRPGRWIAELGKQGQEGPTFAAAPNFAFELAATRGLPAPGQHLDLSNVAGLINGSEPVSMASIEKFTEAFAPYGLPATAVKPSYGMAEATLFVSTVGPEAAPSAVYLDRDQLGAGQAVQVSPDSPNAVAQVSCGTVARSQWAVIVDPETDAELADGQVGEIWLQGDNIGQGYWRRPEESELTFGNKLQSRLVTGSHAEGTAYGETWLRTGDLGVYLDGQLYITGRIKDLVIVDGRNHYPQDIEATVAAASDAIRTGYVAAFSVPAEDSTGEQLVVIAERAAGAGKVDPEPVLAAVRSAVSRTHALPIADMRLVAAGTIPRTTSGKLARRACRADYLAGRI
- a CDS encoding enoyl-CoA hydratase/isomerase family protein yields the protein MSTESHAYETLLFEQDGPVARITLNRPEAANGMNDAMTRELAHVATRCAAPGTKVVVLTGAGRFFCAGGDLKAMAASPLGPGPFVKNIADDLHRAISTFARMDAVLITAVNGTAAGAGFSLAASGDLVVAAASASFTMAYTRAGLSPDGAASYTLPRLIGVRRTGDLMLTNRKLSAAEAEQWGLVNYVVSDDEFAARVDALAAEIASGAAGSAAAVKKLLLTTFDNDIETQMDFEAQLISENAGGADGAEGIDAFLNKRAPKYA